One stretch of Pedobacter riviphilus DNA includes these proteins:
- a CDS encoding BLUF domain-containing protein has product MKFENEILKPVFYLIYTSVESDLFNHDELKVLLNQCKDFNNRNNITGILLYVRGQQITKSKGRFMQLLEGDERIIRRLFKKIVNDERHESVALLQIGKYDRRCFTDWSVGFEQAAGEFYQSLSGHFDLNDLVSRCNKLGATDVPLQFLQKLSSNNKAQLAETFL; this is encoded by the coding sequence ATGAAATTTGAGAATGAAATTTTAAAACCCGTCTTTTATTTAATTTATACAAGTGTAGAGAGTGATTTGTTTAATCACGATGAACTTAAAGTCTTGCTTAATCAGTGTAAGGATTTTAATAACCGGAATAATATTACCGGAATACTATTGTATGTAAGAGGTCAGCAAATTACAAAGAGTAAAGGAAGGTTTATGCAATTGCTGGAAGGGGATGAACGGATCATCCGCAGACTTTTTAAAAAAATTGTAAATGACGAACGTCATGAATCAGTTGCTTTACTGCAAATTGGCAAATATGACCGACGTTGTTTTACAGATTGGAGTGTGGGGTTTGAGCAGGCTGCCGGAGAATTTTATCAATCGCTATCTGGCCATTTCGATTTAAATGATTTAGTTTCACGATGTAATAAACTTGGTGCTACTGATGTTCCGTTGCAGTTTTTGCAGAAGTTATCCTCCAACAACAAAGCGCAATTAGCTGAAACGTTTTTATAG